Proteins encoded in a region of the Stieleria neptunia genome:
- a CDS encoding TIGR00730 family Rossman fold protein, with the protein MKITFLGANRNVTGSRYCLEVGQKRVLVDCGMVQERDYAARNWEPCPVDASSIAALVVTHAHLDHIGSIPKFVADGFQGKIYATRPTVALAEVMLRDAAKILAEDVKYKRRRHREEGRKGPHPAVPLYTNKDVDHSLHLFRGVSYRTPTEIVPGVTVTWHDAGHILGSASLEVAVRESGRERTLIFSGDLGQHDTALIHDPTYFRQADYVVMESTYGDRDHEHHGNIEEQLATIASEAIGRGGNLVIPVFAIERAQEMMHYFGRLVHQNRIPKVPIFLDSPMASDVTDIFRRFTSWLDQATRRAIEADQAPLQFPGLTLTRTVDESKSINHVKGPCIIMAPAGMCNAGRIKHHLRNNLRRPESTLLFVGFQANGTLGRRILDGEKCVRIHGREYHVDAQVTQLFGFSGHADRTGLLNWLGNFERSPRKLFLTHGEEDVALALQETVRKRFGFDVSVPEYASEVLLDDDGPSLVEPGREIAINVRRPVVKEAEPQGIAAVAASDLDALHQAAAASPPIESPEHDPDREFLDSSVHRPVSFLHEDPWRVLRIQSDLIQGIETMTRALDGRRRAVSVFGSARLPESDPAYQFARRTGQLLGQRGFGIITGGGPGIMEAANRGARDAGSLSIGLNIELPREQSLNPYCDASYTCRYFFVRKMMFAKYARGFVIFPGGFGTFDEFFESLTLIQTEKLAHFPVVLAGTQFWKPLVDWLQHTVQESGCIDEHDIRRFRVLDDADEIADWLDAVIDGGER; encoded by the coding sequence ATGAAGATCACATTCCTGGGCGCCAACCGAAACGTCACCGGATCGCGTTACTGTCTGGAAGTCGGCCAGAAACGCGTCCTGGTTGACTGCGGCATGGTGCAGGAACGCGACTACGCAGCGCGAAACTGGGAACCGTGCCCCGTGGACGCGTCGAGCATCGCTGCGCTGGTCGTCACGCACGCGCACCTGGACCACATCGGGTCGATTCCCAAGTTCGTCGCAGACGGTTTTCAGGGAAAAATCTACGCGACCCGGCCAACGGTGGCGCTGGCCGAGGTGATGCTGAGAGACGCTGCGAAAATCCTGGCCGAAGACGTGAAATACAAACGGCGGCGTCATCGAGAAGAAGGACGCAAGGGGCCCCATCCGGCCGTGCCGCTGTATACCAACAAAGATGTCGACCACTCGCTGCACCTGTTCCGCGGCGTCAGCTATCGCACCCCGACCGAAATCGTCCCGGGAGTCACCGTCACCTGGCATGACGCCGGCCATATCCTTGGCTCCGCATCGCTCGAAGTGGCCGTCCGCGAGTCGGGCCGAGAACGGACGCTCATCTTTTCAGGTGATCTGGGTCAGCATGACACAGCATTGATTCACGACCCCACCTACTTTCGACAGGCCGACTATGTCGTCATGGAGTCGACCTACGGTGACCGTGATCATGAACACCACGGCAACATCGAAGAACAACTCGCGACGATCGCATCCGAAGCCATCGGTCGTGGCGGGAATTTGGTGATCCCGGTGTTCGCGATCGAACGGGCCCAGGAAATGATGCATTACTTTGGGCGATTGGTTCATCAGAATCGGATCCCCAAGGTGCCCATCTTTCTGGACAGCCCGATGGCATCGGACGTCACCGACATCTTTCGACGATTCACCAGTTGGTTGGATCAGGCAACACGCCGCGCGATCGAGGCCGACCAGGCCCCGCTGCAGTTCCCGGGGTTGACTCTGACGCGCACCGTCGATGAGTCAAAGTCGATCAACCACGTCAAAGGACCATGCATCATCATGGCCCCTGCCGGCATGTGCAACGCCGGGCGGATCAAGCATCACCTGCGAAATAACCTGCGCCGCCCCGAATCGACGCTCCTGTTCGTCGGTTTTCAAGCCAACGGGACGCTCGGCCGACGGATCCTCGATGGAGAGAAATGCGTTCGGATCCACGGACGCGAGTATCACGTCGACGCACAAGTCACGCAACTGTTCGGATTCTCGGGACACGCCGACCGGACCGGGTTGCTCAACTGGCTGGGGAACTTCGAACGATCGCCCCGCAAGCTGTTCTTGACGCATGGCGAAGAAGACGTCGCCCTCGCGCTGCAGGAGACGGTGCGCAAGCGTTTCGGGTTCGACGTGTCCGTCCCCGAGTACGCGTCCGAAGTGCTTCTCGACGACGACGGCCCCAGTCTGGTGGAACCGGGCCGAGAGATCGCGATCAACGTCCGCCGCCCCGTTGTGAAAGAGGCGGAACCGCAAGGGATCGCCGCCGTCGCAGCGAGTGATTTGGATGCCTTGCATCAAGCGGCTGCAGCTTCGCCGCCGATTGAAAGTCCCGAACACGATCCCGACCGAGAGTTTTTGGACAGCAGCGTGCATCGACCCGTCAGCTTCTTGCACGAGGATCCCTGGCGCGTCTTGCGGATTCAAAGCGACCTGATCCAGGGAATCGAAACGATGACCCGCGCGCTCGATGGACGCCGTCGCGCGGTGTCCGTTTTTGGCAGTGCCCGTTTGCCGGAAAGTGATCCCGCATACCAATTCGCTCGGCGGACGGGTCAATTGCTCGGTCAGCGAGGATTCGGAATCATCACCGGCGGAGGACCGGGAATCATGGAAGCGGCCAATCGTGGCGCCCGCGACGCCGGCAGTTTGTCGATCGGGCTGAACATCGAACTGCCGCGTGAGCAATCTCTGAATCCCTATTGTGACGCGTCCTACACCTGCCGCTATTTCTTCGTCCGTAAAATGATGTTCGCCAAATACGCACGGGGCTTCGTGATCTTTCCGGGCGGCTTCGGCACCTTCGATGAATTCTTTGAATCGTTGACGTTGATCCAAACCGAAAAACTGGCGCACTTTCCAGTCGTCTTGGCCGGAACACAGTTCTGGAAACCCCTGGTCGATTGGCTGCAGCACACGGTTCAAGAATCGGGCTGTATCGACGAGCATGACATCCGACGATTTCGTGTCCTGGATGACGCCGACGAAATCGCCGATTGGCTTGATGCGGTCATCGATGGAGGCGAACGGTAA
- a CDS encoding 1-acyl-sn-glycerol-3-phosphate acyltransferase: protein MYESNQEPLPEGDASVVFADQLAELRRQANDSDDESTLASENVTPESVVRWGNQNRQLIAGLCRRLLLPGSKIDGLSNLRELVRHAQDDKACLLCLNHRSNLDVPTLDALLTDHGEARLFDSLIWIAGRTLEEDTEVTRMLVQCFNRVVVTPHRWFHSGRTEAEVHEAKTINVAAERALARLRHEGWVCALFPAGTRARPDDESTKQAIAETDSYLRMFDYLLLCHIDGCTLPVSRSQDFTHEVPKLDRVVFTFGSVRPTDQWRAEMAANYPDLDQREASARGIGEEIESLAPSD from the coding sequence ATGTATGAATCGAATCAAGAACCGCTGCCCGAGGGCGACGCGTCGGTCGTTTTCGCCGACCAGCTCGCCGAATTGAGACGACAGGCAAACGACAGCGACGACGAGTCAACCTTGGCGTCTGAAAATGTGACCCCAGAGAGTGTGGTTCGATGGGGGAACCAGAATCGACAGCTGATCGCCGGTCTCTGCCGAAGGCTGTTGCTGCCGGGCAGCAAGATCGACGGACTCTCCAACCTGCGTGAATTGGTTCGGCATGCCCAGGACGACAAGGCGTGCCTGCTCTGCCTCAACCACCGCTCCAATCTTGACGTCCCCACCTTGGATGCCCTGCTGACCGATCACGGCGAAGCCAGACTTTTTGATTCGCTGATCTGGATCGCGGGCCGAACGCTGGAAGAGGATACCGAGGTGACCCGAATGCTGGTGCAGTGTTTCAATCGCGTGGTCGTCACCCCGCATCGCTGGTTCCATTCCGGTCGCACCGAAGCAGAAGTTCATGAAGCGAAGACCATCAACGTCGCGGCCGAGCGTGCCCTTGCTCGATTGCGGCACGAAGGCTGGGTCTGCGCGTTGTTTCCCGCAGGCACACGGGCCCGACCGGACGACGAGTCGACGAAGCAGGCCATCGCGGAGACCGATAGCTACTTGCGGATGTTCGATTACCTGTTGCTGTGCCACATCGACGGCTGCACCCTGCCGGTCTCGCGAAGTCAGGATTTCACTCACGAGGTGCCGAAACTCGATCGTGTGGTTTTTACCTTCGGATCGGTGCGGCCGACCGATCAGTGGCGTGCCGAGATGGCCGCCAACTATCCCGATTTGGATCAACGGGAAGCGTCCGCCCGGGGCATCGGAGAGGAAATCGAATCGCTCGCGCCAAGCGACTGA
- a CDS encoding hemolysin family protein, producing MSMLDLAWVIPVMILMLLLKGFFSGSEIALVNADKIKLSHRAKQGNRGAHRVVQLFKRPEKLLTTTLIGTNISTVVLTTLGTLMFIHFVGNRWGDLIAFLFFTPLLLILGEIVPKSIYQQESDRIAPIVVFPLSAFAWIFAPIVYVFSRIARGAAWLAGGGATSHHLFITRDQLRSVIEMADRASNTTVFDRFRIERAIRFSETTVGEEMIPVADMVAIDNEKTTNDAVQLIRRRGFHRLPAYQGDTNNVVGIVTLTAWDLLDPTTIAKPLSDQIRPAHYVSPHDPLEEVLPTLRDREDKMAIVVDEYGSTIGMITMEDLVEAVVGEIDVGNEFAEQSPRQARRCQQLSEDTYLMDGRLTIHEVNDILGLDLPATEFHTIGGMLVARLHHLAKSGESIVEGGYRFTVEEASATTVRRVKVTRESFG from the coding sequence GACCTTGCCTGGGTCATCCCGGTGATGATCCTGATGCTGTTGCTGAAAGGGTTCTTTTCGGGATCGGAGATCGCGCTGGTCAACGCCGACAAGATCAAGTTGTCCCATCGGGCCAAGCAAGGAAACCGCGGCGCCCATCGCGTCGTCCAGCTCTTCAAGCGGCCGGAAAAACTGCTCACCACGACGTTGATCGGCACCAACATCTCCACGGTCGTTTTAACCACGCTCGGGACATTGATGTTCATTCACTTCGTGGGAAACCGGTGGGGCGACCTGATCGCGTTTTTGTTCTTCACCCCGCTGTTGTTGATCCTGGGCGAGATCGTGCCCAAAAGTATCTACCAGCAAGAATCGGACAGGATCGCACCGATCGTTGTCTTTCCCTTGAGTGCATTTGCGTGGATTTTTGCGCCGATCGTCTATGTGTTTTCGCGGATCGCGCGTGGTGCCGCGTGGCTGGCCGGCGGCGGTGCGACGTCACATCACCTGTTTATCACGCGCGACCAACTCCGCAGCGTCATTGAAATGGCCGACCGCGCGTCGAACACCACGGTCTTTGACCGATTTCGCATCGAACGCGCGATTCGCTTTTCCGAGACGACTGTCGGCGAAGAGATGATCCCCGTGGCCGACATGGTCGCCATCGACAACGAAAAAACGACCAACGATGCCGTCCAATTGATCCGTCGACGTGGTTTTCACCGGCTGCCGGCCTACCAAGGCGACACCAACAACGTGGTCGGGATCGTGACACTGACCGCATGGGATCTGCTCGATCCGACCACGATCGCAAAACCACTCTCAGATCAGATCCGGCCGGCCCACTATGTCTCGCCCCACGACCCGCTCGAAGAAGTCCTGCCGACGTTGCGCGATCGTGAGGACAAAATGGCGATTGTCGTCGATGAATACGGTTCCACGATCGGCATGATCACCATGGAAGACCTCGTCGAGGCCGTCGTCGGAGAAATCGATGTCGGCAACGAGTTCGCAGAACAGTCACCCCGTCAGGCCCGTCGGTGCCAACAGTTATCCGAAGACACGTATCTGATGGACGGCAGGCTAACCATCCACGAAGTCAACGACATCCTGGGACTGGATCTGCCCGCCACCGAATTCCATACCATTGGTGGGATGCTGGTCGCACGGCTGCATCATCTGGCCAAATCGGGCGAATCGATCGTCGAAGGCGGCTATCGGTTCACGGTCGAAGAGGCGTCCGCGACAACGGTTCGCAGAGTCAAGGTCACGCGGGAATCATTCGGCTAA